In Reichenbachiella agarivorans, one genomic interval encodes:
- a CDS encoding YbbR-like domain-containing protein, giving the protein MGFFRFFAPGLRKNWKVVLLSVLGAATFWFFNAMNKNYDTRLDYPINYLFKRDSVVVVEPLTQNVKIVVSSGGWNLLRKTLRINARPIQVRLDNPTEIRFLTRASLIPMISDQLDGLKLTYVVTDTIFFHIEEKVIKRLPIMIDSINVPLKESYRITSPIKIANDSVTFTGPRSLMTQLSSPVLLAFKDKNISSNYDEELGYQTEKIITAEPKETNIQFSVSRFLYKDVTIPIEFLNFPVDSSIVPRQKDIKIYYTINEKEVDEVLKSDFSVTVDYSMLNKRDSTISPILMYAHEKALDIVLATDYIKVEYQDKRP; this is encoded by the coding sequence ATGGGTTTCTTTAGGTTTTTTGCACCTGGATTAAGAAAAAATTGGAAGGTAGTCCTACTCTCAGTATTGGGAGCGGCTACCTTCTGGTTTTTCAACGCCATGAACAAAAACTACGATACCCGCCTAGATTATCCAATCAATTACCTATTCAAAAGAGACAGTGTAGTGGTGGTAGAGCCCCTCACCCAAAACGTAAAGATTGTGGTATCCAGTGGTGGATGGAACCTCCTACGCAAAACCTTGCGCATCAATGCTCGCCCTATCCAAGTTAGACTAGACAACCCGACAGAAATCCGTTTCTTGACACGTGCTAGTCTCATACCCATGATTTCTGATCAACTGGACGGATTGAAGCTGACCTATGTAGTCACAGACACCATATTTTTTCACATAGAAGAAAAAGTAATCAAAAGGCTGCCCATCATGATAGACAGCATCAATGTCCCTCTCAAAGAAAGCTATAGAATCACCTCTCCTATCAAAATAGCCAATGACTCTGTGACCTTCACAGGACCAAGATCACTGATGACACAACTCTCCAGCCCCGTTTTGCTGGCATTCAAAGACAAAAACATCTCCAGCAACTATGACGAAGAACTCGGATATCAGACCGAAAAAATCATCACAGCTGAACCCAAAGAAACAAATATTCAGTTTTCGGTCTCAAGATTCCTCTACAAGGATGTGACCATACCTATCGAGTTCTTGAATTTCCCGGTGGACTCATCCATCGTGCCAAGGCAAAAAGACATCAAAATATATTACACCATCAATGAGAAGGAAGTGGATGAGGTATTAAAATCGGATTTTAGTGTGACGGTGGACTACAGCATGCTCAATAAGCGTGACTCTACAATTTCTCCCATCCTGATGTACGCGCATGAGAAAGCGTTGGACATTGTATTGGCTACTGACTATAT
- the yajC gene encoding preprotein translocase subunit YajC, protein MLNLILLQAAASGTDYTQYIMLGVMAVVFYMFFIRPQQKKQKDQKKFTEEVKKGDQAVTIGGIHGKIVEITDSTITLDIDRGTKLVIEKSSISMELSKKANQA, encoded by the coding sequence ATGCTAAATCTAATATTATTACAAGCAGCTGCTAGTGGCACTGATTATACGCAATACATCATGCTAGGTGTGATGGCTGTAGTTTTCTACATGTTCTTCATCAGACCACAGCAGAAAAAACAAAAAGATCAGAAAAAATTCACTGAAGAAGTGAAAAAAGGAGATCAAGCTGTAACCATCGGTGGAATCCATGGCAAAATCGTAGAAATTACTGATTCTACCATCACTTTGGATATCGACAGAGGTACCAAGTTGGTGATAGAAAAAAGTTCAATCTCCATGGAATTGAGTAAAAAAGCCAATCAAGCCTAA
- a CDS encoding DUF1573 domain-containing protein, which yields MKNITLLSATIAVLGLAVAGCSNSDLESRVTRLEGRVAELEGKGVANTRATATTQPAATNEPEMKPDGPLPVFTFTEEDYDFGKINEGDEVEHVFQFTNTGDAPLIISDAKGSCGCTVPEWPKEPIGIGEKGQIKVKFNSSKKPGIQNKTVTITANTFPKQSRIKIKADVTPAASAE from the coding sequence ATGAAAAACATAACATTATTATCAGCCACCATCGCTGTATTGGGATTGGCAGTAGCAGGATGCTCTAATTCAGATTTGGAAAGCAGAGTAACAAGACTAGAAGGCCGAGTGGCAGAACTAGAAGGAAAAGGTGTGGCAAACACCAGAGCAACTGCTACAACTCAGCCAGCAGCTACCAACGAACCTGAAATGAAACCTGATGGTCCGTTACCCGTGTTTACTTTTACAGAAGAAGACTATGATTTTGGAAAAATAAATGAAGGTGATGAGGTAGAGCACGTATTCCAGTTCACAAACACTGGAGATGCTCCATTGATCATCTCTGATGCCAAAGGGTCATGCGGATGTACTGTACCAGAATGGCCAAAAGAACCAATTGGCATTGGTGAAAAAGGTCAAATCAAAGTCAAATTCAACAGTAGCAAAAAGCCTGGTATCCAAAACAAAACCGTTACTATCACTGCCAATACTTTTCCTAAACAATCTAGGATCAAAATCAAGGCAGACGTAACTCCAGCTGCATCAGCAGAATAA
- a CDS encoding YtxH domain-containing protein — translation MSNNSNSLFAFIIGAATGAVLGVLYAPDKGENTRDKLSYQLDKYRKKLDVAIQEFIDGKELTDNHAKTEGQKIVKDAKEKAERLLDDVNGLISQIKGEEVSPK, via the coding sequence ATGAGCAACAATTCAAATTCACTATTCGCATTTATCATTGGAGCTGCTACAGGCGCAGTCTTGGGAGTATTATATGCTCCAGACAAGGGAGAAAATACCCGAGACAAACTCAGTTACCAGCTAGATAAATATAGAAAAAAATTAGATGTAGCCATTCAGGAGTTCATAGATGGCAAAGAGTTGACTGACAATCACGCCAAAACCGAAGGACAAAAGATCGTCAAAGACGCCAAAGAAAAAGCCGAAAGACTCCTCGATGATGTCAACGGACTAATTAGTCAAATCAAAGGAGAGGAAGTTTCACCAAAATAA
- the nusB gene encoding transcription antitermination factor NusB, whose amino-acid sequence MQAIFAYLTAKEADYNICKQKAQDQFLPDLNSMEVQDKKMLSQDRETTGKVFDQVNQGGFDSIGEDIKPDIIKEVKHFRRDWQNRLPENKIHFKKRMIADLSAIYDDYIKLLSLIIEIEELIDAQKRKKGIEHNNFKKNIIITALKKYEPFQNEKSRKNISWDSDLIRAWHKEYIKSQEFYEEYDNLSQAKYEDDLELCLDIYKNVIFKHDNINDYFESLDIGWTEDKPILKSMVLKTIKSIEKEGDEPLLMELSKNWEEDLDFLKELYDLTIDNEEELSVLIKEKSQNWEIDRVALTDRIILEMAIAEMTHFPSIPVKVTINEYIELSKQYSTPKSKQFVNGLLDVLSVDLQEQGRIKKSGRGLLDNK is encoded by the coding sequence ATGCAAGCCATATTTGCATATCTCACAGCCAAAGAGGCAGATTACAATATTTGTAAACAAAAAGCGCAAGATCAATTCTTGCCAGACCTCAACTCTATGGAGGTTCAGGACAAGAAGATGCTCAGCCAAGACAGAGAGACTACTGGCAAGGTCTTCGACCAAGTCAATCAGGGAGGTTTCGATAGTATAGGCGAAGACATCAAACCTGACATCATCAAAGAAGTCAAGCACTTTCGTCGTGATTGGCAAAACAGACTGCCAGAGAACAAAATTCATTTCAAAAAAAGAATGATTGCTGACTTGTCTGCCATCTATGATGACTACATCAAACTGCTCTCATTGATCATCGAAATCGAAGAACTCATAGATGCCCAAAAAAGAAAAAAAGGGATAGAGCACAACAACTTCAAGAAAAATATCATTATCACTGCTCTCAAAAAATACGAGCCTTTTCAGAATGAAAAGTCTCGAAAGAATATTTCTTGGGACAGCGACCTGATTCGTGCTTGGCACAAGGAGTATATCAAAAGCCAAGAATTCTACGAAGAGTATGATAACCTCTCTCAGGCCAAATATGAAGATGATTTGGAACTATGTCTCGACATCTATAAAAACGTCATATTCAAACATGACAACATCAATGATTATTTTGAGTCCCTGGATATAGGATGGACAGAAGACAAGCCGATCCTAAAAAGCATGGTGCTCAAAACCATCAAATCCATAGAAAAAGAAGGAGATGAACCGTTGCTGATGGAATTATCCAAAAACTGGGAGGAAGATTTAGATTTCCTCAAAGAATTGTATGACTTGACCATCGACAATGAAGAAGAGCTATCCGTACTGATCAAGGAGAAATCTCAAAACTGGGAAATCGATAGAGTGGCACTCACAGATCGAATCATACTGGAGATGGCGATAGCTGAAATGACACATTTTCCATCGATCCCCGTAAAGGTGACTATCAACGAGTATATCGAACTGTCAAAACAGTACAGTACTCCGAAAAGTAAACAGTTTGTAAATGGCTTGCTTGATGTACTTTCTGTAGATTTACAAGAGCAAGGTCGCATTAAAAAGAGTGGAAGAGGACTTTTAGATAACAAATAA